The genomic segment GTGATCTGGTACCAGCTAAATCCAGTTGAAACCACTAGCGCTCTACTGGTAGGGAAACTGGACTGGGCCTGTAACATTACACCAATCCAGCTGAATCCAGTACAATCCATTACAATAGCAACTCATTCATTCAAGTAGAAACCAATAGACTTGCTCTACTGGAATCAAGTAGAATTTCCCTCAGGGCTATCAACATTTCCTttggcaagacactgaaccccgtCCTGCTCAGTCCAGATGACAGCAGCTAAATGCCTACCATGGAAAGTCTAAATATaactatatctatatatatagatatatgaatatatttatatataagtGACTTCTTCATGCCGTGTCTCAGTTGAGACTCAACACACCGCCTGATATTTCTCTCTGAGTGTTTGCTCAGAGAGATTGGGCCAAAACAAAAGGCTGCActttgctctgctgctgcaagtAGAGTCAtgctttcctctgctgttcagCTGGTTTATCACAGACAGCTATACTGTATTACATGCTGCCTGAACGCATGGACTGATAAAATGGTGAATGTATTTTTCTGCAGTACAGTCTACTGTAGAGTCTGTCTGCTGCATGTCTTGCATTATACATGAGGTCCTTTTGTCCCTGTACCACATATGTCAGTATGTACTTGTCTCTGTTGTCtcatgaaaaccttgtaactccaatgtTGGTTATTTTCATGTTCTAACTTCagaaggattacatgctgctgtatgggttgagaaaattcggCTCTCTTGGGCTGATGAAATCTGTTCAAAACCCCATTGAATGAAAGCAAAAATGCATGGCGGTCAAGCTAAAAATGAGGCTGTTTTTcacagttcctgaaaagttgacatctCCAAAACTTTGACAgtgtgattttgttttaatcCAGATGGCTCCagaaactacttcctgtttccccCCTCCCTGCTTCCTACTGGGGTCTTCCTCCAACATGCAGCTCGTCCATATGAGCTGAGCAGCGGTCCGGGTGTCCTGCAGACCcaactgaccaatcagctccCACCAATCACAGGTAATATtaagaatatatacagtatatatagtgtactgtagtacagtaaaacagtagtgtttgttttaagctGCTCTGtagcagatgggtggagttagctgcatcaggacagttcagaCTGTGCCCGCTCCCACAGCGCATGACGTGCTGCTCGTTCTGCATATGAGGACTGTgaggaggattgtgggagttgtgtgaaaatttgtgCTAACGTGTAACTATTGATAGTCAAGGTAAAACTTTTCACAATAATAGAACTTTTACctcttttttttacaaaacaaaatactgctcaataaacagcagaaatgaTTTGCATAAAATGATACAGTATAACAAGAAAgttgtggattaccactttaaaaaatgtctaaaaaatCTGTCACTCACTTATATGGAAAATCTCGCTCATCTGGCACCTAAATTGcctaaaaaaaattctaaacCAAAGTCTGATTGGTGGTTCTCTCTCATGACAGATAAAACTAAAACTCTTTAGATATTTGATTTATTTCCCCTTATATTGTGATCTGAAGAAAAGCAGCGTTCCCTGGTTTCTGCTCCAgagtttttcctctctgtgttttatcagCTGGACGTGCGTTTGATCGAAAGATAGGATGTACAACACTAAACGTTTCGCTGTAAGTCGTTAGACACTAAAGCTGTGGAGACTGAAGGTCCATCTTAACTAGCAGAGCGTAAAGGGAAAACTAACCAAAACAATCTCCTACAATAATGATTTCACCTTCTGTGGCCAATAAATTTCCTACCAAAATCACTTTCCTTTGCCCTAATTAATAGTTTAATAAGTGGTTTTAATTAATGGCCGAAGTTAATATTTGCTAACTTATAAGatagcaagagaaaaagaggataaACCTAGCTAATTTAACATCACCAAATGTCAACAAATAGGTGTGTTATCTAGTATAAAGTATAAGGATTAATTTGTGGTTCATCTCCCATATCTACTAAAACCACAGACATGAATGTATGTATACAACTAGATGTAACTACAGACAACAATAGTGACATCAAGTGGTGTAACTGTAAATTTCAGCAGGGTAAAAGCTATGTAGTCAGTTAAGTGAGTAAAACTAGTTGTAAAATGTTCTTTGAATTGCATTCCTGTGTTATGAACCTCATGCTCGATTTGAAAAAGCTGGTTTATTAATATCTATGTGCTCTTTTGTGTATGAGGTCAATACACAATGACACAAGCTGCTGCTGGTAAATTGGTATCATGTGCATGGCTGAATTGGAAATGTGTGATGCCTGTCTGTCATTGttgaaggaagagggagagaggaggaggaggagggagtaaGGAGGGGACGAGGAAAAATGTGCATAGGCCCATTCCTGGAGGATTAGGGATGAAAAAGCCGCCTGGTATGCAGCCGCTCTGAGCTCTGAAACCAAACAGGGGAAACCAAGACTGCCATTGACCTGCCTTAACAgattctccttttcttctccctgcTTAAGGGTCTACCTCTCCATCTTTATGTTTCTGAATGTCCCTTTGTATCCTGGGTTTGTTGTAAGTCTGTTTGCCTCGGCCATGTTCCGGCAGATTTGGAGCCTCCTGTTTCTCGTAGATTTTCATTGATTTTGTATCTGTTCTCTGCTGTCTAGGGCCAGAGGGGAGGCAAGATGCCCGTGGGCCGCAGGAAAGCCAGGGTGCTCTGCGTGATGATGGTACTCAACATCTTCATCTGCATCCTGGTGGGCGTGTCGTGGAACCTGGGCCACGACAAGAGCGGCCGACGGAAGGTTCGAATCCCGTCCAAGAGGTTCTGGCGTCGGCAGATGCTGAGCGAGTCTTTCTGGAACAAGGAGCAGCAGCGCCTGGACTTCATTCACAACCCGCTCCTCAAGGCGGCGCTCTCCAACGACTCGCTCATCGACCTGCCGGATTGGCTGAACGACACCGGGCCTCTCAACCCCTGCGAGCCGGACTACAGAGTCTCCACGCAAATCTGGGACTACAACTCCCTGCCGCAGCGCTTCCAGGATTTCCTGTTGCACATGCGCTGCAGGAAATACCCCATGCGGATCAATCAGCTGCAGGTCTGTGACAAGAAACCCTTCCTGCTGCTGGCGATCAAGTCCCTCGCGCCGCACTTTGACCGCCGGCAGGCCATTCGCGAATCCTGGGGACGGGCGGGCGTCTTAGCCAATCGGACGGTGGCAACGGTGTTCCTGCTAGGCAACGCCACGTCTGCGGACCACTTCCCTGACCTGTCGGGGATGCTGGGCCACGAGGCGGAGCTTCACAGAGACCTCCTCCAGTGGGACTACAGGGACACCTTCTTCAACCTGACCCTGAAGGAGGTCCTCTTCCTGGAGTGGTTCAGCCGATACTGCCCCCGCGCCCGGTACATCCTCAAGGGCGACGACGATGTCTTCGTCAACACTCTGCGAATCATCGACTTCCTGGAAGGTCTGCCGCCAGTCAGGGCCAAGGATCTGTTCATCGGCGACGTCATCAGCAACGCCGGGCCGCACCGAGACCGCAAACTGAAGTACTTCATTCCAGAGAGCGTGTTCGTGGGGCGGTACCCGCCCTACGCAGGCGGCGGGGGATTCTTGTACGCCGGGGAGCTGGCGCTTCGCCTGTACAACGTTTCCCGGCAGGTGGCGCTGTACCCCATCGACGATGTCTACACAGGCATGTGTCTGAAGAAGCTGGGCCTGGTCCCCGACAAGCACAAGGGCTTCAGGACATTTGACATTGAGGAGAAGTACAGGGAAAACCCGTGCGTCTACAGGAGCTTGATGCTGGTGCACAGCCGCACGCCGCAGGAGATGCTGAGGATCTGGTCCTGGCTCGTCCGTCCAGAGCTGGAGTGTCAGTGAGCGTCCCTAAAATCTTAGCAAAATCTGTGGGGTTTTGTTCAGAAGTAATTAAAATCATTCATCAAAAGTGTTTTCCTTTCTGTAAGATGTATTAGTTCATATTCTGTGTAAGACAGTGTTCGGTGAATATGTGCTCTGCAACCTTTAAATCTGCTGTATACGGGCAAGCACAATCCCTCATATCATCGTCAGGTGAAAATCTTGTAAACTTTTCATGTTTGAAGATAAATTCAAGGATTACAGGATCCTCTGTGCGTTGAGAAAATGGGTTTAtgaaactcaaaaatacatggtggtcaatctgaaaacaaggctgtttttcttgactgtttttttttttgttattaaatttttaaaaaaaaaattttttttaattttttaattttttattattaccttTTAGTTATAAAACATCCAAAGGCCCATGGTAAATGCACATATTTAgaacaaccaaaataaacatttaGCAATTATAGCAATACAACCAGATCATCACCGTGTCCCAGCAATGCTATGAGTGAAAAAGCGGTCCCATGACCTcttaaagggggggtatcctaggatgtggcaattcttagtatttattGTGATTTCGGttcttggaggtgtgaagtaatcacagtaaaaaaaatggaatcatgttactatgctgtttccccacagtcaccaactataaGACACGCCCCCTTgcacaagccagtcagattttgctccagtttctatgtagacgctggactgtctgaaattaACCAATCAGCGCAAAGAGGAGGgtgggccttccagaatggccagccaatcagagcagtagctcattagcatatgaaggtgcttatgtaaaacaaccttttttcttgtaggtgggaaacaaacactgggaagtgaatagctaaagatataactaaacgatttttactgaaaaaaacttaacagatgtattttatagacaccaggtaattatataaaaatgctgaaaaagcaaatgatacccctcctttaaagTTCGCACCTTCATCATTGACTCTAGCTAACGTGTTCATATAATACTATTTCTAACATAGATTCTATCCTTTTTTTAAGATCTGGAGAGGATGTACTTTTCCATAATCTGAGGATCATTCGGGCAGCCGTGATAAGCCCTACATTTATCACTGCAAAGtcatattttgatatattgggCAATTCTGTTTGGTCCAGGCTGTTTTTCTTGactgttgacattttggagaagcAAGGTTTTCCCCGGACAGTGATGACACGAAGGATTAAATCTCAGTACGAGCAGAATGTAAACTGCAGGAATACTCGTTCTCTTTTTTCACTGAAATGAGACAATTATTTATTAAACTGTTTGATGTTTGAAATTGCTAAATGCTCCGTCAGTGTTCGGCTGTTCCTTTGTCTGTTGCGTTCACTACTCCTCAGTGTCTGACAGTAGgagactgtggttttactgggcaggtgtgaatgtgtgtgactgtgaatgtgaagcaggatgttgcCTGAAGAAGAGCCTGGTGCTCAGCGAACCctctctggataaataaaggttaaaaaacacagatattaAGAAATCTTCCAAACAAACCAACTGACGAAGGATGATAGCAGCCGTTTAGCTGCTTCAGGAAACGATGATAACTGTTCAGTAAACTTGAAGCTCTTAATATTGGTCACGGTATATTTTCTCGTTTATAAAAAGACTCAATCTCCTCagtatttttgtcttttgttgggAGAGCAGACTGACTAAAATCctagatcagtggttcccaaTGTGGGGTCCGGAGATCCCCAAGGGTCCTCGAGGGAATTCCcgggggtccccagaaaaataGTAATAGTTTTCATTCAATAATTTAAATAATGTATTGGCTCACTCCCTAGAAGCTAGCACAATGAGAGTATGTATAAGGATGGCTATCACTTCACCTATAGTATATACAGTTATGTAATTTGTaccaagtcatatctaacaacagaTAGGGGTTCTATAGGGCAAAATTGTATATCTTATTAAATTCGTGGTCTAATGTGGATCTATTTCAAGGGTCgttgatatgaaaaatgttggGAACCCCTATCCTGGATCCCCAACATTATAAGCAATGGATAGCagggagtgcaagggtcaaagccaggCTAGAAGAAAAGGCCAGGAAAGGAAataagagatgaggagagaggtagTGAGGAGTTTTTTCCTTCGAGACAAAAGTACATTTGAGCCAGTAAAGGAGGAAGATATGAGTTAGGGGGATGTGAttcagaggagagggggatgatcAGTATTCCTTGAAGTGTTTTCAGATTAGAAGTGTTTCTACAGGAGGAGGCAACAGATCGGTCTCTTGGTTTTTATCATCGAACTTCCAAGAGATGCTGTAATGTCTTCTGCTCCACTGTATCAGCTGTTTCATTATTGTCTCACACCGAGGTACCGATGTCACTGCGTTTACTCAGCACTGATGATGTGacattgtgttgtattcattcacattttagccatttaacTGATGCTCCAATACAATGAACAAGCAGGTAGACCCACTGAGCAGCTTTATACTGATTAGCCGtttaaaagacgtctaaatGGTTATAGACGTCCAGGCTGAAATTAAGCTATTTAGGGtttgaaagtgaaagtttagcTTAGTAGAGATGGACTTCCATATTTCATATTCCATATTCCATCATTTTATATTCCATATTTTTGGTATTTACAGCTGTTAATGCATTGTTTAaacatgtaataatgtatttactgcttggtctaaaactgagCTAtacattagggatgggacagtctaattatctcacgatacgattcgatacgcgatatgaggttcaggattcagtACAgacacgatacgatgtgatcaataaaagttcagtgacaacaaagtctgactgtgcagaattctgtttatttctgagacacaaatctttctcgcgatgccattggctgctagaatgtaaacaacaatttaaaaatgtcattataaagtgacagtaatataatttggatggagagcttgtgaaactgtgatggtgaagagtctcattagtgattactacagcagaataacatggagctgatatcaccattcatgttcctgacacaacatatggattgacacattttttgtatcgcgatacaTTGAATTTCGATGCATCGTCCCAGTCCTAGTACACATAGCCAAAAAGATCCTTGACCACTATATGAGAGCTGCAACACTGAAATGGTAATGCTCagtgggggttcagtgtctggCTCGTGGGTGCTTCAGCAGGACGCATGAct from the Centroberyx gerrardi isolate f3 chromosome 3, fCenGer3.hap1.cur.20231027, whole genome shotgun sequence genome contains:
- the b3gnt2a gene encoding N-acetyllactosaminide beta-1,3-N-acetylglucosaminyltransferase 2a, translating into MPVGRRKARVLCVMMVLNIFICILVGVSWNLGHDKSGRRKVRIPSKRFWRRQMLSESFWNKEQQRLDFIHNPLLKAALSNDSLIDLPDWLNDTGPLNPCEPDYRVSTQIWDYNSLPQRFQDFLLHMRCRKYPMRINQLQVCDKKPFLLLAIKSLAPHFDRRQAIRESWGRAGVLANRTVATVFLLGNATSADHFPDLSGMLGHEAELHRDLLQWDYRDTFFNLTLKEVLFLEWFSRYCPRARYILKGDDDVFVNTLRIIDFLEGLPPVRAKDLFIGDVISNAGPHRDRKLKYFIPESVFVGRYPPYAGGGGFLYAGELALRLYNVSRQVALYPIDDVYTGMCLKKLGLVPDKHKGFRTFDIEEKYRENPCVYRSLMLVHSRTPQEMLRIWSWLVRPELECQ